A window of Vibrio gazogenes genomic DNA:
GGGAATTGGGTGGTCGTGTGGAATTCTAAGCATATCTTTAAAGAAAAACTCGAAGCCGTGGTTATATAAGAAGTGTTCGATATCGCGGTCGGGGAGTTCGGTCAGCCGGTGTAAGATCTGATCATGTCCCAGTTGTGCGTGGACGGTGGCTGCATATTTCTTACCGGCTGAATCTCCGTCAGTGACCACATGCCAGTCGATACCGAATGCTTTGGCGACTTTAATCAATGATTTGAGACCGGATTGAGCAAATTCGATGATTTGTATCCCTTCAGCCATCAAATCATAACCACATTGGCGAGCCAGTTCACTGAACAGCCAGACCTCGGTTTCCCCCTCGACCAATAGCCAGCAGCGGGCGAATAATGCGCTGGAACGATGGAAGCGTATATGAAAACCGATACGACGCAGATCGTCCTGAGACAACATTTTTTCCGGGACAGACATTGCTTTGGTCCGGTCTGTCATTCTGACCAATCGCCTGATTGAATAGAGTGGCACCGCCGCGAGCAGCTCCCCACTGTTCGTTGTGAGAATTTTTTGCATTGGTAACAATTGTAAAATCGTCCAGGCCCGTGCTAAATGTGTCGGGTGTAAGCGGCCTTCCGGATCTTCAATAATGAGAATTGGCCGGGCACATCGGCGGAGATCGGTCGGGCCTTTGGCTTGTAGATAAGTGTTCAGCAAGCGCATTAATAACAAACGACTCTGACGATTTTTAGTTTCTTCAATATATTGAATGAACGTTTTTTCTGATGTCGGTGAGGCATACACCAGACTGGTTCTCTCAAACATCGGTTTCTTTTTACTCCGACTTTTGAATGAGAAATAGTGTTCAACCAATGAATTCATTGAATTGAGGCTGCTTTTTATCTCCCCTTTATTCACGAGTCCGGGGGTTGCCAGCAAACGGCGACAGGTGTTGTCGATTCTTTTCTCTATTCTGGCGTTCTTACTGTGATTGTTGCCATTGGTAGCGTCTTCGAAATGTCGTGAGTCCCTGAGACGCAGGACGGGATGAAGGCTGCTTAACTCTTGGGCGAGTTTTTCTGAATGGTGCAATCTGAGCGGTTCGCCATCCTGATCAAGAAAGTGGTGGACGGTTGTGATGCGATCGTGTTCTCTGGTACCACTGATTCGATAAATAATCCGACTGAATCCCCGGGGCGCGGGTTGCCAGATTGGCTTCAGTCTACGATATCGTCCGGATTTCGGCTCATTTTTTTCAGTTGTGATAAAACAGAGCACAATTTGTAGATGTTGGGTCTGTGGTTGAGACACCGCGTAATTGACATGAAAGTCCTGAAGTGAAAAATGATACAGACTACCGTCAGGTGGAAGGGCAATACTGAGTGCGTCCAGCAGGGAAGACTTTCCCCAAGTATTTTCTCCGATTAAAGTGGTGAGCGCTTCTAAACTCAGCGATAAACGACGGATTCCTCGGAAACCGGATACTTCGACTCGCTCTAAATGCATAGGCATCTTCCCAGAGAGATGGCTCTTAGGGTAAGAATAATATAAAAAGCCAGAAATACGAGTTACTTACATCACAGATGATGAATATCGGTGATGTGACCGCTTGAAAGATGAAAAAAGTTTGAACTCTATTTCACAAACGGAGATGAATCTGTCATGCTTTTCTATCCATGATACAAAGGGAAATGCTTGAGTCTATGCATCACCATCACCAGCCACTGTCCATCACAATCGCGCACTTAAACGACACTCATTCATACTTTGAGCCTTCATCATTGCAGCTTGAAATGACCGTGCATCAGGATGAGATTTCACCGTATGTCAGTGCGGGGGGATTCGCCCGAATCGCAACGCGCGTCAGTCAACTGAAGGATGAGGCCCAAAATCGTGATCGTCCTTTTTTATTACTGCATGGCGGAGACTGTTTTCAGGGCACCCTCTATTTCTCCCTGTTTAAAGGAGAAGCGAATGCCACTTTGTTGAATGCATTGGGGGTAGACGCGATGGTGTTGGGTAATCATGAGCTGGATCTGGGCAATGAACCGGTCGCTCGGTTTGTGCGAAATATTAATTTTCCGCTTTTAGCGGGCAACTGGGATCTGAGTCAGGAGCGGCCGGATAAACCATATCGATTGTCTGATCAAACTAATGTGTACCGATATGATGTTCAGCAGCAAACTGCCCAATGGTTGGTGCGGGAATATGAGCAAGATGCTGTGGCGATCTTTGGGCTTTCGCTGGATCGGATGAATGATATCTCAAATCCGGATGCGGATACGCCGTTTGTCGCCGCATTGGCGGTTGCCCGTCGGACAGTAAATGCAATTCAACATAGTGGCATCAATAAGATTATTTTACTGAGTCACCTTGGGTATGAAATAGACAAACAACTTGCCGAAGCGGTCAGCGGCATCAGTTTGATTATTGGCGGGCATAGCCATGTTTTACAAGGTGACTTCTCGGATATTGGGCTGGAGACGGCCGACCCGTACGGGATCAAAGTCGGAGAAACTCATATTGTGCAGGCCGGATGCCATGCCTTGGCGCTGGGGCACTGTCATATAGATTTTGATGCCGCAGGCAACGTGGTGCGTTTTCAGGGCAAAAATGAATTGTTAATTGGTCGGCGTCTGTTTGTCGATGCGGCCAGACAGTCTCCTGGCAGTGACTGGCGGCATCAACATGCCTGTGATTATCTGGAACAACACCCGATGGTGTATGTTTGCCGCAAAGATCCGCAAATTCAGGATATATTGAACCGGAATTACCTGCCGATAGTACGTCAACAGCAAACCAAAGCAGTGATTCATTTGGCACAACCCTTATTTCACACCCGGATCCCCGGGAAAAATGGCGGAAGTGAAATCGCACCGTTAGTCGCCCGGTCATTTCATTATGCGATGGGTAAACGAGGGTATCCGGTTCAGTTTGCGGTGCATAATGCCGGAGGCGTGCGTTGCTCTTTATCGAGTGGTGTCCTGACGGTTGCCGATATTGCCGGTCAATTATTGCCATTTGCCATTCCTATCGGCGTGTATTACGTCACCGGTGCGACTCTCAGGGGTCTATTGGCCGGTGCGATTGACAATGCGTTGGGTTATCGGGCAGACAGTACCGGTACGGGAAGTTATCCTTATTGTTATGGTCTTGATTTTCACTATCAGGCTGACATGCCGCCGGGAGATCGGATTCAGGCCTTGAAGATTTATCAAAATGGTCACTGGACATCTGTTGATGATTCAACGGTTTATTGTGGAACATCATCGGCTTATACGATGAAAGGAAAAGAAGGATATGAAGCCATCCTTGGTATGGTTCAGCCCGGTATTGTTTCGAATATCTCAATGGCCGATGCTCTGATTGAGATGTTTGAAGATAAACCTGAATGGCTTGAAGCCACTGTCGAAGCACAATTTATCAGCTAGTTTCATCCGTTTCATGTGCTGAACATCATTCTGGCATTGTCTTTGCTTGTTTGATGGTGTTGAAATAACCTCATCGGTGAGGAGGAAATATGCGGCATAAAGATTGGTTTGATGCGCTGGTGGTTGCCAGTTGGATAAGTATCTGGTCCTTACTGGTTTATTTTCTACCCTATTCGGTTGTTTAAATCAGTTGCTCATTCACATGAATAAATGCTATTAAGCAGCTATTGAAATTGAAGAATAGCTGCTTTTAATATGGTGCTTCCCGTTTTGAGCAATGACGCTTGATTATTTTCCTGTCAGACCATCGCGTATGATTAAAATAACCGCCTACAAGTTTGGAATCGATATCTCATTTTGATTAGTATTCTGCAAAATCTCCGAAAAAAACATCCAGAAATAGTCAATATCTTATTAATTCTGCTTGCCTAAATAAGTGAGCGCTTTAAGATCAGTTGGTTGTTTTTCATATCTTTGCTAGGTATATAATCATAATGACTACACAAAAAATAAGTGAATCTATCTCGGTTATTTCTAAGGTCGGTTTTTTCCTTGGTACCGTAATAATACTGATATATTGCTCAATGATTGGGTTCTATCCTCAAGGTCTCACGTTAGGTGACGGGGTATTCATTGGCTTCGTCTTTCTCTCGTTCGGATTCTTAGCCACATTATTCATCTTTTTATTTTCGATCTCGTCTTTATCATTGATCAATGCACTGATTTTTCTGTTTCGGCTGCCATCGTTTGTCTTTAAAACGTTGTCGATGACCAAGAAAGAGAAACATCTGCGTGGCATGGTATTTGGCGGGATGCTCAAAAACTTCATCAAAGACCATCATATCGGTTCGATCTCTTTCTTGGGATTGGTTTGGTTGATTCCACTGATTTATATTCTTTGTCAGTATGCGACGGTCAGAGATTCAGACTGGTTTGCAACCCTCTTGATGTTTACACCGCTGTTGTATTGTGGCATCGCCTGTAAGATGTATCTCAATCATAAAGAGAAAAATATTTTTAATAGTCTGGTGACGCTATTTATTTTATTAACACCTTTTATGGTAATACCCGGATTATTTAAATATACCTTGTATACCGCGATGGAAAATATTGGTGTCAGGGACAACCATGTCTCTCTTTATATCAATAATCAGTATGTTCCGGTTGTGAATAACATTATCAGTAAAAATGATCTGAGTGACTATCAAGTGACGAATATTGATGGCAACTTCAGTAAAATTGATAATGTTGATGTTATTTTTACAGGGGCAGGGAACCGAAGCCTTCTGAGACTGGCGGATAAACGTGTGTCGGTCGACTTTGTGTTACCGTCGGATGCTTTTTATACCGAAAAATCTCATTTGAATCATGACTTGAATCGTCTTATTGCAGCGATTCAAGCGAATAGTTCGGATGCGTTTAAACAGAATAAGGCTTCATTTGATTATCACCACATGGTGTTGAACTTTGGCTCGTATGGTTATTTTAAAGTCGGAGAGTACACCGTCTCACCTCGGTTTGAAACCGCGATTACGTCCATACTGAATCCATTATTTGATGTCCTTTCACAGTATCCGGAACAGATTCAATCTCTGGAAGTGATCGGATTATCCAGTCAGGAATGGAAAGGTTCAAGAGATGATCTGGATGCTTACAAGTATAACTATGATCTGTCTGTGAAAAGAGCGTTAGCGGTGTCTAATGTCTTGTTTGAAAGTGAGATGTTACAGCCATACGGACAGTGGTTGAGTGATAAATTGGTCATTCGCGGTGAGTTATCCCGACAAGATGGGCGGGATAAGAAATCAGACCGGAGAGTGATTATCAAATTGAACTTGAAGCAGTAATTCTTCTGTCCTGAGTCAAGAGAAAAGGTAAAGAAAAACCCCGGTGTCAGAGAATGGCGCCGGGGTTTTTTATTGTATCGGATTCGCTTTATTTTTTACGGGTATACTCGGCGATAATATACATCGACTGACCGTTTGCTTTTCCTGAAACCAGCTTCGGATCATCGCTCAGGCTGATGCCACGAACGACCGTCCCTTGCTTAATGACTTGAGAAGAGCCTTTGATCGGTAAGTCTTTAATAATAGTGACGTCGTCACCTTTTTTAAGTTCGACACCATTGACGTCGCGCGGTTTCTCCGCATCATCATCCATGCCGATCAGTGCCCAGTTAGCAACATCTTCTTCCAGATACATCATATCCAGCAGATCATGAGCCCAAGCTTCAGATTCTGATAAACGCTTTAGTTGACGCCATGCCACGACTTGCACGGCTGGTGTTTGATTCCACATACTGTCGTTCAGACAACGCCAGTGGTTCGAATCAGCCGTTTCCGGGTTCTCAATTTGGCTCTTACAGGTGTCACAGAGCATCACTGCATGATCGACTGTAATTTGTGTATGAGGTGCAACAACAAATGGTTGAAGCTGAGCGGTAGAGGAACAAAGTTCACATTTTGATTCACAACGTTCAAGCAGCGCTGATTCTGTTGCCATATGATTGGACTCCTGTAAAAAGAATAAGGGCGTATTATCCACTTCGTGGCAACAATTTAAAGTTTTTTATCCATCAAGATGATGTTTCAGCAACAATGGCGGAGGAAAATAACTGTATCAATGAGATACCCAAATTCATACATATGAATATCGTTTGCTGGCGTCGGCTATGCTTATCATGATACTTTTTGAGCGAAAACTTCGGTTCACTCACCTCTGTTTGATTTGTGAAAGGTAGATTATGCGTATCTGGAAAAGACCGATTGATATTGATTTATTGAATCAAACTTCAGTCAACACCATGATGGAACATTTGAATATTGTTTATACGGAAGTTACCGATTCAACGATATCGGCAACGATGCCGGTTTGTCATTTTACCCATCAGCCATTGGGAATGCTGCACGGCGGTGCTTCCGTGGTACTTGCTGAAACATTAGGCTCGGTTGCGGCGAATTGTTGTGTTGATGAAGGTGCTTATTGCGTCGGGTTGGATATTAATGCCAATCACATCCGGGCAGTCAGAAGCGGGACGGTTACGGGGGTCGCTCAACCCATGCATATCGGTGTATCGACGCAAGTATGGCAGATCAATATTCATGATGAGCGGGATCGGCTAGTGTGTACCAGCCGTCTGACCATTGCCGTTAAACATAAAAAATAACAATAATATGCGGACGAAGTTTGCAGAATCGGGGAAAATAGGAAATTATAGAACTATGGATAGCATCATCAATTTCCCCCTTTATTTTTATGAGTAGTCCGAGATTACGTGTCCAGTTTGAAACCTTATTCGAACACTTTGAAGGTCAAAATACGGAAGTCCATTTAGAAGATGTGACGGATATACTGTTTTGTACGCGCCGTAATGCCCGTATTGTTTTGAATAAGATGGAAGAAGAAGGTTGGATCGAGTGGCATCCGGCGGCTGGCCGGGGCAAATTATCGCATCTGATTTTTAAACGCAGTCGGAATGATGTCAGTGAGAATCTGGCCAGACGATATCTTGAAGAAGGAAAATTTGGTCAGGCGTTCTCCGTACTGGATCAGAATGCTGATAAACTGACTCAAGTCATTCAAAATTATCTTGGCGTCCAGCATCAGCAGGGGCGGCAAGTTGTTCGTCTGCCTTACTATCGTCCGTTATCGATGCTCAATCCTCGTAAACCGATGCGGCGTTCTGAACAGCATATTGCCCGGCAAGTTTTTAGCGGTCTCACAACCTTCGATGAGAATGAAGTTCTTCAGCCCGATCTGGCACATAGCTGGCAGAGTTTGTCTGCATATCATTGGCGGTTTTATTTACGTCCCGGTGTCCGGTTTCATAATGGTCAATTGCTGACATCAGAATTGGTGGTTGACAGCCTTTGTGAATTGCAGCATTTCAGATTGTTCCATCATATTGAAGAAGTATCATCGCCCGGAGATTGGGTGATTGATATTCATCTGAATAAACCTGATTTGCGTCTACCGGTTTTATTGGCTGAAACGTGTGCAAGAATTGTGACTCCTAATGTTCAGCAAGACAACGAGTTTGACATCATGCCAATTGGTACCGGACCATTTAAAGTGGTGATTAATGATGACAAGCGATTGATTCTGGAAGCATTTGATAGTTATTTTGGTTATCGTCCGTTGCTCGATCAGATTGAAGTCTGTGTCATTGATGAAGCAGACTCTTCTTTGGTTTTTCCAACCTTGAATACCCCCCTCAGGTTGAGACGTGGCGCGTCTCGTGAAGATGTCGATTTGGATCCGGGATGTATTTACCTACAATTGAACCGTAGAGATGGGATTGCCTGTGATCGTGTGTGGGCTGAATATCTGAGTAGTAAACTGAGCGGACTCAACTTGTTTGGTCTTTTACCGGAAGAAACGGTTGTAACCTGGGGAATGTTGCCGGCTCACGGGTTGAAACCAGGGTGGTATCACCATCGTCCCTGTCGCCAAATCATTCTCCCAGAGATAACGCGTCCGGTTCGGATCGCTTATCATGCCAAGCATCCGATGTATCCCCATTTGGTTGATGTGATTCAGACTTTGTTGACGCAAGATGGTATTCAGGTTGAACTGAGTACGTATGAACATGGCGTCGTCGATGTAACCCAAAAGATTGATATCTGGATAAAAGCCATGGGTATATCAAACCATCGCGATGATGCACTGGCGGGGTGGCTTTTGGATTATTCCGATGTCAGTCAAACCAGTCAGCCTGAGGATTTCGCCGGTTGGCAGCAGTTGATTGATTGCTGGCGGAGCGAGCCTGAACAGCCATTTCCGGCAAGAGAAATCGGTAAGTCTGTGATTGAAAAATATCAAATTGTTCCCCTGTTTCACAGTTGGTTCGGTATTAGTCATGACCAGTGTGGCGCATTGCAAAATGCCAAATGTAATGCGCTGGGATGGTTTGATTTTGGTCGGGTATGGGTCAAACCGAAGCTGGATTGAGCATCATCCATCATGTTTCGGATGTGTTTTTTACTGCGGTTTGGCAAAGCGGCGCAAAATGATATGCCATCAGTCAACATGTGCCCGTTATCAACATGCGGTCTTTTTGTATAATGCTTGAATAACGACGTATTTAATGGTGGCAATTTATCGATATTGAGCCTGAGTAGAAGTTCATGAGTTTCATCAACGAGCTTGAACAAATATGCATTTTAAATGTATATGGTTTTTAACCTGCGTTTAAGAAAATAGCTTAAGGATACTGATTTTGCATAGTCCTATTACATTAGAAGCGCTTTATATTCTCGATGCGATCGAACGACGTGGCAGTTTTGCTGCGGCGGCACATGAGATGAATCGCGCACCAAGTTCCCTGAGTTATCAGATTCAAAAATTGGAGCAGGATCTCGATATCATCATTTTTGACCGCTCCGGTCATAAGGCCAGTTTTACTGATGCCGGACGATTACTACTGGATCACGGGCGACAAATTCTCTCTGAAACCGACAAGCTGGTAAATGATGCAACGGTGCTGGCAAATGGCTGGGAGCTGGATTTGACGCTCGCTTATGATGGCATTATTCCCGTGGATAATTTTTTTCCGCTAGTGGAAGCTCTCGGCAATGTGAGTAAAACCAGAGTTCGGCTTCAAGAGGAAATTCTAGCGGGATGTTGGGAGTCGCTGGCATCGGATCGTGCCGATCTTTTGATCTGTCCTCGTCTTGAAACCATGCCTCATGATGTCAAAGTTGAATCATTGGGATCAATGTCAATGGTCTGGGTGGCCGCAACCGGACACTACGTTCATAAACGGAGTGGTGTGTTTGATGAAAGTGCTCGCCAGAAGTATCGGATTGTTGCGATTGCAGATACTGCCAGAGAGCAACCACCACTGAGTGTGAATATACTGCAAAAACAACCGCGGCTGACTGTGACAAATTTTGCGGCTAAGTGTCAGGCGATTACATCCGGGCTTGGGATTGGGACACTACCACAACAGGTAGCACAGCCCCTGATTGATGCGGGTAAACTACAAATCATTCACGGTACGGAAAAGAAAGATGCAGATTTAGTGCTGGCTTGGCGTCGGAATAAAATGGGTGAGGCCAAATCTTGGTGTATTCAGTATCTGAAAAAACATTGGGACTTACTCAATTGAAGAGTTATATGACATAGCAAAAGCGAAAAAGAATAGAGTCGCAGACAAGCGACTCTGTTTTCGTTTGACTGTCATCATTCACTCGCTTGCGATAACAACAGTTGCATTTCTGCTGTCCCATCTTCGAAATGAACTTCCACATGAAATCCGAGTTTCTGAGCCAGTGATAACATCCCTTGGTTACTTGGCATGGTGATGCCTGATATTTGTTGCGTTCCTTTATTTGTACAATAGTCGATAATTTTTCTCATCAGAATGCGTCCCAATCCCAGACCTTTCAAGTCGGAGCGAATTAGAATTGCAAATTCTGCATCACTGTTGTCCGGTGCGATTAATGCGCGCGAGACACCGATAATCTCGTGTTCAGGAGATGAGCGAACCGCAACAAAAGCCATTTCCCGGTCATAATCAATCTGAGTCATATTCGCTAAAGCTTCATGGTTGAATTCACCCACTTCCGTAAAAAAGCGTTTATACAGATCCTCTTTGGAGACCTTACTGATGAAGTCCGCATGATCGGGTTCGTCTTCCGGCAAAATCGGGCGAATCAAAATGGATTCTTGGTTTTTCATAACCACCTGTTCTTCCATCTCCGACGGATAGGGACGGATAGCTAACCGCTGTTGCGCGTCACCGTGGTAAGGTTTGAGATGCAAATCGGCATCCAGAATCGTAAATTGATGGCCATTGACCAGCAGGGGATGAATATCTAATTCATGAACTTCAGGACACGTTTCGATGAATTGTGAGAGTCTCACTAAAAACTGAGACAACCCGTCAATATCAATCGGTTCCGGAAGTTTTTGCAGGCGGATTTTATTGTTCTTGATCGCTTGGACGATTAAATATCTTGCCAACGTCATATTCAACGGAGGCAGGGCCGCTTCGGCATCTGTTGCTTCTTGCCATTCTGAGCCTCCTTGTCCTAGAAGAATTACCGGGCCGAAGGTATCATCATGTTTGACTTTGATCCGCAGTTCCTCGCCGCCAGCGAGTTTTGCCATGCCTTGCACAACTAAGCCATGAATCAGTGCTGCCGGATAAGACAGACTCACCCGATCGAGGATTGCCTGTGAGGCGCTTTCAACTTCGTGACGATTCCTGAGGTTGAGCATGACACCTTGTACATCGGATTTATGTGCGATATCCGGTGAGCGTAATTTGACCGCAACCGGATAACCGATGGTTTCGGCAATATGGACGGCTTCGCTACTATCTTGTGCCATCCAAGTGGGGAGTACATTAAACTCAAAACAGGTCAGTAAATCACCGATTTGGTGAGTATCGAGTAATGTCGCTTGCTGATTCGCAAGATGGAGATGTTCTTGAATCCACTTTTGAGCCTTGTGAATTTTTTCTGGTGGAAGAAAATCAGCAGTCGTTGGTGTTTCCATCAATTGCTTTTGATTTCGCTTGTATTCAACCATGTGCATAAATGCGGTCACTGAACTTTCCGGGGTTCGGTAAGTCGGAATCCCGGCTTGATAGAATCGTTGCCGAGCCGCTTTAGCGGTGAGTTCACCCGACCAGTTGGTCAAAATGTTAAACTGGCGGCTGCGTGGATGTTGATTTAAGGCATCAATCACGGCTTGAGCCGTCTGTTCTGACTCTGCAACGGCTGAAGGACAATGCATAATTAAAATCGCATCGGCAATGTCTGAATCTAATACGGCATTCAGTGCTGACACATAGCGTTGATGCCCGGCATCCCCCACAAGATCAATGGGGTTAGCGTGTGACCAACTTGGCGGTAGACACTGATCGAGTTTGTGCATGATGTCATCATCCAGCCGTGCTAACTTGCCACCACATTCGAGTAAGGTATCAATGGCCATAATGGCTGGCCCGCCACCGTTGGTGATAATTGCCAAGCGCTCACCGCGGAGTGGGAGAGGGTGAGTTAAGGTTTCCACTGCGGCAAACAGTTCATGCGTGTTATGAACACGCAACATACCGCTACGCCGAATGGCAGAGTCATAAATAATATCGAGGGTATCGATACCTCCGGTATGTGCTTTGGCCGCTTTTCTACCTTCCAGCGTTCTTCCGCCTTTCAATACCAGAATTCTCCGGTTCCGCGAAGCTGCCCGAGCCGCAGAGATAAATCGTCTGGCATTCCGAATCGTGTCGATATAGAGCAAAATCGCATCGGTGTGACGATCTGTACTGAGATGATCGAGCAGATCATTGAAATCAATATCTGACGCATTGCCCAGAGAAATAAAGGCAGAAAAGCCAATCTGTTTTTCATTGGCCCAGTCCAGAATGGTTGTACACACTGCCGCTGACTGAGAAATAAAAGCAATATTACCTTTCAAAGCAGGGATCGGAGAAAAAGAGGCATTAAATGAGATCCAAGGGAGGATGATCCCCAGACTATTTGGGCCAACAATCCGCATATTGGCTGCTTTTGCGATAGCAAGACACTGTTGTTGAATCTGATGATCTTCTGGATCATTGCTGTACATATCTGAAGATAAAACCACTACATAAGCGACTTTTTTCTCGGCAAGCTGGTGGAAAAGCGAAATATTTCTTGAGGCGTGCGTACATAAAACTGCGATATCCGGTATGATAGGCAGTGAGTCGATTGTTTTATAAGCCAGTACACCACAAACAGAAGTATAACGGGGGGTGACCGGCATGACCGTACCATCAAAGTTACCGCTGAGCAGGTTTTTCATTACCACATGACCAGCTCGTAGTGGACGATTAGAGGCTCCAATGACGGCAACGGATCTGGGTTTTAAAAAATGAGACAGGTTGTTCATTTTTATTTCTCACATCAGCAAGGATATCCGTCTGATTATACAATTGGATTGATGAAAGCAGGGATATGAAAAGCAAAACTTGGATATTCGCTTAATATTGTTTAATACTTTGTGTTTTATATCACATGTTATTCATTTGAATTTATTACCTAAACTTGATTCTAGACTCGGCTATGGGCATGATTGATACACTCTTTATGAAAGGCACGAAAACTATGGAAAAAAAAGTCATTCTCGGTTTGTCTACGTTACTGCTGGCGGCATGCTCTTCTGGTACTTATGTAACGGATGTGACAACTGAAAGCTACCAGGAAGAATATCCCACGGCCAAAATACAGCAACCGGTGGTTTCTCAGCAGGGAAAAACCGCTGAAGGTGTGACAGAGATGAATGTGGTTCGGACGATAGAACCATCTAAAAAAATGTCTCAACCGAGTCAGACCGCTGTGACGATTACTCCGCCAACAGCAAAACAGGTGGCAATGAATCCACGTTTTGGTTACACCATTCAGGTGGTTGCCGTTGGTACTCAAAGTAAAGTGGATAAATTTTCTAGCAAGCTTCCCAAAGATGGTCAGCCTGTTTGGGAAAACTACAAAGTCGTGAATGGGACGAAGTGGTATACGGTCTTATACGGTGATTTTGCAACGCGTGCTAAAGCGCATCAGGCTATTCAAATGCTGCCGGCTGAATTCCGTCAACTCAAACCTTTTGTGAAAAGTATTGACGCCATTAAAAATTCAGAATATCCGACTTTAAATAAGCTTAATTAAATAGAAAAAGGGCCCTAGGCCCTTTTTTTGTGTAACTTTTTTGTATAAATAAAGAACGGTTAGTATCTTAAAGAAAGATAAGACTACAACTTTATCTGGAATTATCTATGATAGGGGCGGTTTAAACTGAAAGGAACTGTGGAAGAATAATGGACCGTATCAATATATTATTGCTTTGTGGTGGTGGTTCATCAGAACATGAGGTGTCATTGGTTTCTGCGGATTATGTTCAGGAACAGCTCCAAACTAATCCTCGCTTTGACGTCGAACGTATTGAAATGAAACGTGACGGATGGTTCACCGAAGACGGCCATTTGGCATATTTGGATACCAATACTGCAACACTGAATACTGATGCCAGTCGTCAGAAAATTGATTTCGTGGTGCCATGCATCCATGGTTATCCCGGAGAGACTGGCGATATTCAGTCGATGCTTGAACTGGCTGCCATTCCATATCTGGGATGTGGTCCCGAGGCCAGTTCAAATAGCTTTAATAAGATCACCTCGAAGCTTTGGTATGATGCGCTAGGCGTACCCAATACGCCTTATTTATTCTTGTCTGAATTCATGGACCAGACGATCGCACAATGTGAAGAAGCATTGCATC
This region includes:
- a CDS encoding SgrR family transcriptional regulator yields the protein MSSPRLRVQFETLFEHFEGQNTEVHLEDVTDILFCTRRNARIVLNKMEEEGWIEWHPAAGRGKLSHLIFKRSRNDVSENLARRYLEEGKFGQAFSVLDQNADKLTQVIQNYLGVQHQQGRQVVRLPYYRPLSMLNPRKPMRRSEQHIARQVFSGLTTFDENEVLQPDLAHSWQSLSAYHWRFYLRPGVRFHNGQLLTSELVVDSLCELQHFRLFHHIEEVSSPGDWVIDIHLNKPDLRLPVLLAETCARIVTPNVQQDNEFDIMPIGTGPFKVVINDDKRLILEAFDSYFGYRPLLDQIEVCVIDEADSSLVFPTLNTPLRLRRGASREDVDLDPGCIYLQLNRRDGIACDRVWAEYLSSKLSGLNLFGLLPEETVVTWGMLPAHGLKPGWYHHRPCRQIILPEITRPVRIAYHAKHPMYPHLVDVIQTLLTQDGIQVELSTYEHGVVDVTQKIDIWIKAMGISNHRDDALAGWLLDYSDVSQTSQPEDFAGWQQLIDCWRSEPEQPFPAREIGKSVIEKYQIVPLFHSWFGISHDQCGALQNAKCNALGWFDFGRVWVKPKLD
- a CDS encoding LysR substrate-binding domain-containing protein translates to MHSPITLEALYILDAIERRGSFAAAAHEMNRAPSSLSYQIQKLEQDLDIIIFDRSGHKASFTDAGRLLLDHGRQILSETDKLVNDATVLANGWELDLTLAYDGIIPVDNFFPLVEALGNVSKTRVRLQEEILAGCWESLASDRADLLICPRLETMPHDVKVESLGSMSMVWVAATGHYVHKRSGVFDESARQKYRIVAIADTAREQPPLSVNILQKQPRLTVTNFAAKCQAITSGLGIGTLPQQVAQPLIDAGKLQIIHGTEKKDADLVLAWRRNKMGEAKSWCIQYLKKHWDLLN
- a CDS encoding bifunctional acetate--CoA ligase family protein/GNAT family N-acetyltransferase translates to MNNLSHFLKPRSVAVIGASNRPLRAGHVVMKNLLSGNFDGTVMPVTPRYTSVCGVLAYKTIDSLPIIPDIAVLCTHASRNISLFHQLAEKKVAYVVVLSSDMYSNDPEDHQIQQQCLAIAKAANMRIVGPNSLGIILPWISFNASFSPIPALKGNIAFISQSAAVCTTILDWANEKQIGFSAFISLGNASDIDFNDLLDHLSTDRHTDAILLYIDTIRNARRFISAARAASRNRRILVLKGGRTLEGRKAAKAHTGGIDTLDIIYDSAIRRSGMLRVHNTHELFAAVETLTHPLPLRGERLAIITNGGGPAIMAIDTLLECGGKLARLDDDIMHKLDQCLPPSWSHANPIDLVGDAGHQRYVSALNAVLDSDIADAILIMHCPSAVAESEQTAQAVIDALNQHPRSRQFNILTNWSGELTAKAARQRFYQAGIPTYRTPESSVTAFMHMVEYKRNQKQLMETPTTADFLPPEKIHKAQKWIQEHLHLANQQATLLDTHQIGDLLTCFEFNVLPTWMAQDSSEAVHIAETIGYPVAVKLRSPDIAHKSDVQGVMLNLRNRHEVESASQAILDRVSLSYPAALIHGLVVQGMAKLAGGEELRIKVKHDDTFGPVILLGQGGSEWQEATDAEAALPPLNMTLARYLIVQAIKNNKIRLQKLPEPIDIDGLSQFLVRLSQFIETCPEVHELDIHPLLVNGHQFTILDADLHLKPYHGDAQQRLAIRPYPSEMEEQVVMKNQESILIRPILPEDEPDHADFISKVSKEDLYKRFFTEVGEFNHEALANMTQIDYDREMAFVAVRSSPEHEIIGVSRALIAPDNSDAEFAILIRSDLKGLGLGRILMRKIIDYCTNKGTQQISGITMPSNQGMLSLAQKLGFHVEVHFEDGTAEMQLLLSQASE
- a CDS encoding SPOR domain-containing protein; this encodes MEKKVILGLSTLLLAACSSGTYVTDVTTESYQEEYPTAKIQQPVVSQQGKTAEGVTEMNVVRTIEPSKKMSQPSQTAVTITPPTAKQVAMNPRFGYTIQVVAVGTQSKVDKFSSKLPKDGQPVWENYKVVNGTKWYTVLYGDFATRAKAHQAIQMLPAEFRQLKPFVKSIDAIKNSEYPTLNKLN